The following are encoded in a window of Ignavibacteriales bacterium genomic DNA:
- the hpnC gene encoding squalene synthase HpnC → MFTKSHYENFPVVSLFIPQKLRKHIAVVYQFARQADDIVDEGEQKSEIRTQNLELYETYFSKSLEGKFQNDFWFALYNTIHEFNLTPKYFYDLLSAFKQDISKTRYHSFDEVLNYCERSANPVGRIVLEFFNIRDDDSKRYSDAICTALQLTNFYQDVLIDIKKGRIYIPIDEIERFGVKLNQFELKQNSTNFEQLLKSQVDRTKDYFSIGRNLFSRLPRKLEKQIKATVLGGEKILEKIEKINFNVLTHRPKLSKIDYMNILLKALIK, encoded by the coding sequence CTGTTCACAAAATCTCATTACGAAAATTTTCCGGTTGTTTCATTATTTATTCCCCAAAAACTTAGAAAACATATTGCAGTTGTTTACCAATTTGCAAGACAAGCAGATGATATCGTTGATGAAGGAGAACAGAAATCAGAAATAAGAACTCAGAATTTAGAATTGTATGAAACTTATTTTTCAAAATCCTTGGAAGGAAAATTTCAAAATGATTTCTGGTTTGCCCTTTACAATACGATCCATGAATTCAATCTTACTCCAAAATATTTTTATGATTTGTTAAGCGCATTTAAACAAGACATTTCTAAAACCCGCTATCATTCATTCGATGAAGTATTGAATTATTGTGAACGGTCTGCAAACCCGGTTGGAAGAATTGTGTTAGAATTTTTTAATATTCGTGATGATGATTCTAAACGATATTCAGACGCAATTTGTACTGCTCTTCAACTCACCAACTTCTATCAAGATGTTTTAATAGATATCAAAAAAGGTCGGATTTATATACCGATTGATGAGATTGAAAGATTTGGTGTAAAGTTAAATCAGTTTGAGTTAAAGCAAAATAGTACTAACTTTGAACAGTTATTGAAATCCCAGGTAGATCGGACAAAAGATTATTTTTCAATCGGGAGAAATCTTTTTTCAAGATTACCTAGAAAACTTGAAAAGCAAATTAAGGCGACAGTTCTAGGCGGAGAAAAAATTCTAGAAAAAATTGAAAAAATTAATTTCAATGTTCTAACTCATCGCCCTAAACTTTCGAAAATAGATTATATGAATATTTTATTAAAAGCATTAATTAAATAG
- the hpnD gene encoding presqualene diphosphate synthase HpnD, translating into MADDSKHIAKESNSSFYYSFSLLAKPKRDAMNTVYAFCRKTDDIVDEGTEPEELKYERLRKWRIELEKALYGTSDFQLFNKLAAIIKQFNIPIDPFFELIVGMEMDLQRKRYPSFDELKLYCYCVASTVGLICIEIFGYKNKSAKDYAINLGLAMQLTNILRDIKKDSDRGRIYLPQKDMADFNYSENDLMERKYNPDFVSLMKYEAARAEEFFKKADQFLDFEDKSSMFPARAMQHIYHKLLTKIEAKNYDVFNKKIKVGKFEKAAISVGVWAKYNLVY; encoded by the coding sequence ATGGCAGATGATTCAAAACATATAGCTAAAGAAAGCAACAGCAGTTTCTATTACAGCTTTTCTCTTTTGGCCAAACCAAAACGAGACGCAATGAATACTGTTTATGCATTCTGCCGCAAAACAGATGATATAGTTGATGAAGGAACTGAGCCTGAAGAATTAAAGTACGAGCGCTTACGCAAGTGGAGAATTGAATTAGAAAAAGCTTTGTACGGAACATCAGATTTCCAGCTCTTCAATAAACTGGCTGCAATAATAAAACAATTCAATATTCCCATTGATCCATTCTTTGAATTAATAGTAGGAATGGAAATGGATTTGCAGCGCAAACGATATCCAAGTTTTGATGAATTGAAATTATATTGTTATTGTGTTGCTTCAACTGTTGGTTTAATATGTATAGAGATTTTTGGCTATAAAAATAAATCCGCAAAAGATTATGCAATTAATCTTGGACTGGCGATGCAGCTAACAAATATTCTGCGTGATATTAAAAAAGATTCAGATAGAGGAAGAATTTATTTACCTCAAAAAGATATGGCTGATTTCAATTATTCTGAAAATGATCTGATGGAAAGAAAATACAATCCGGATTTTGTTTCATTGATGAAATATGAAGCAGCACGAGCGGAAGAATTTTTTAAGAAGGCAGATCAATTTCTTGATTTCGAAGATAAGTCTTCGATGTTCCCGGCAAGAGCAATGCAGCATATCTATCATAAACTTCTTACAAAAATTGAAGCTAAGAACTACGATGTATTTAACAAAAAAATAAAAGTCGGTAAGTTTGAAAAAGCTGCAATCTCAGTTGGAGTTTGGGCAAAGTATAATTTAGTTTATTAA
- the hpnE gene encoding hydroxysqualene dehydroxylase HpnE, translating to MKRVIVVGGGFAGLSASVFLAENNFEVTLLEASPKLGGRAYSLYNQKFDDYYDNGQHILMGCYEETLSFLKKIDSTDNIEFQNSLRIPFLKKGGGVVELSTYKKFYPLNLLLGILNYKILSFSERLKVTDFFLDLMCCYSCDLKDKTVKDWLECKKQSENTIKSFWEILVVGTLNTTTEKASAEIFGEILQRIFLSGNKAATIVLPKTSLEKFYLGNANRFIKSKKGKTILSERVDRIEVKNNKIFKIVTENKFYSDFDFVIMALPEYAAKKIMDNSNITLNLPEFEYSPILNVHLWLKENPFKEKFYGFIGSQIHWLFNHGKHISLTTSSAENLINLENSEIIRHFCSEIELYFPIFKIEMVIDSKVIKEKRATFMPDIASTERRKNFNWQLENFLLAGDWTNTGLPATIESAVLSGKIAATQVISSLK from the coding sequence ATGAAACGTGTTATAGTTGTTGGTGGGGGTTTTGCCGGATTAAGCGCATCAGTATTCCTCGCAGAAAATAATTTTGAAGTTACACTTCTTGAAGCATCTCCTAAATTAGGCGGTCGTGCATACTCACTTTATAATCAGAAGTTTGATGATTATTATGATAACGGTCAGCATATATTAATGGGATGTTATGAAGAGACGTTATCATTCTTAAAAAAAATTGATTCAACGGATAATATCGAATTTCAAAATTCACTACGGATTCCTTTCCTTAAAAAGGGTGGAGGAGTTGTTGAATTAAGTACTTACAAAAAATTCTATCCATTAAATCTTTTATTGGGAATACTTAATTATAAAATTCTAAGTTTTAGTGAAAGATTAAAAGTAACTGATTTTTTCCTCGATCTAATGTGCTGCTACTCTTGTGATCTCAAAGATAAAACTGTTAAAGATTGGCTCGAATGTAAGAAGCAGTCTGAAAATACAATAAAATCATTTTGGGAAATTTTGGTTGTTGGTACCCTAAACACAACAACAGAAAAAGCTTCAGCAGAAATTTTTGGTGAAATTCTACAGCGAATATTTTTAAGCGGGAATAAAGCGGCAACTATTGTCCTACCAAAAACATCTTTAGAAAAATTTTATTTAGGAAATGCAAATCGCTTTATTAAATCAAAAAAAGGAAAAACAATTCTTTCAGAACGAGTAGATCGAATTGAAGTTAAGAATAATAAAATTTTCAAGATTGTCACTGAAAATAAATTCTATTCTGATTTTGATTTTGTGATCATGGCTCTTCCGGAATATGCTGCAAAAAAAATAATGGATAACTCGAATATTACCTTAAATTTGCCAGAGTTCGAGTATTCTCCAATCTTAAATGTTCATCTTTGGTTAAAAGAAAACCCATTCAAAGAAAAATTCTATGGATTCATTGGTTCACAAATCCATTGGCTCTTTAACCATGGAAAACATATCAGTTTAACCACTAGTTCTGCTGAAAATTTGATCAATTTAGAGAATAGTGAGATAATAAGACATTTCTGTTCGGAGATAGAATTATATTTTCCTATATTTAAAATAGAAATGGTGATTGATTCAAAAGTAATTAAAGAAAAACGAGCAACATTTATGCCCGATATAGCATCAACAGAAAGAAGAAAAAATTTTAATTGGCAGTTAGAGAATTTTCTACTCGCGGGTGACTGGACGAATACAGGTTTACCCGCAACAATTGAGAGTGCAGTATTGAGCGGTAAAATTGCAGCAACACAAGTGATATCTTCTCTGAAATGA
- a CDS encoding citrate (Si)-synthase encodes MSILKQKLREKILIERPRTEKLLKEYGNVKVDDVTIGQIIGGMRDIKSLVTDISYLDPFEGIRFRGFTIPEVLEKLPKVAGKDMPSVEAFFYLLLTGDIPTAAEVDAVHEEFNNRKEVPKYVYDVLRAMPKDSHPMTMFATGIMSMQKDSIFAKEYHKGLKKGDYWEAYYEDSMNLLAKLPELGAFIYRLKYRNGNIIAGDPKLDFGGNFAKMMGIDKPYDDIARLYFILHSDHESGNVSAHTGHLVASALSDIYYAISAMLTGLAGPLHGLANEEVLRWLHGVMESMGGKIPTEEEMKKFVYDTLDSGHVIPGFGHAVLRKTDPRYTAQREFCIKHLPDDPIFKYVDLLYKVVPPILLERGKAKNPWPNVDAQSGVIQWHYGVKEYEFYTVLFGIGRALGVCSNIIWARALGYPLERPKSLTTTMLEEAAAGKK; translated from the coding sequence ATGTCCATCCTAAAACAAAAACTTCGCGAAAAAATATTAATCGAGCGACCAAGAACCGAGAAATTGCTAAAAGAGTATGGTAATGTTAAGGTTGATGATGTAACTATCGGACAAATAATTGGCGGAATGCGTGATATTAAAAGTTTAGTGACTGATATTTCTTATCTCGATCCGTTCGAAGGAATACGTTTCCGCGGATTCACAATTCCCGAAGTATTAGAAAAACTTCCTAAAGTGGCTGGTAAAGATATGCCCTCGGTTGAAGCATTCTTCTACCTTTTATTAACCGGAGATATTCCCACCGCAGCAGAAGTAGATGCCGTTCATGAGGAATTCAACAACAGAAAAGAAGTGCCAAAATATGTTTATGATGTACTTCGCGCTATGCCGAAAGACTCACATCCGATGACAATGTTTGCAACCGGAATCATGTCGATGCAAAAGGATTCGATCTTTGCCAAAGAATATCACAAAGGATTAAAGAAAGGTGATTACTGGGAAGCCTACTATGAAGATTCGATGAACTTGTTAGCTAAACTACCGGAATTGGGTGCTTTCATTTACCGTTTGAAATACAGAAATGGAAATATTATTGCCGGCGATCCAAAATTAGATTTTGGAGGTAACTTTGCAAAAATGATGGGCATTGATAAACCTTATGATGACATTGCTCGTCTCTATTTTATACTTCATAGCGATCACGAGAGCGGAAATGTTAGCGCTCATACTGGCCATTTAGTTGCAAGCGCTTTATCAGATATCTATTATGCTATCAGCGCAATGTTAACCGGTTTGGCCGGTCCACTACACGGTCTTGCGAATGAAGAAGTATTACGCTGGCTACATGGTGTAATGGAATCAATGGGTGGTAAGATACCGACAGAAGAGGAAATGAAAAAATTCGTATATGATACGTTAGATAGCGGTCATGTTATTCCGGGATTTGGGCATGCTGTTCTTAGAAAAACTGATCCTCGTTATACGGCACAAAGAGAATTTTGTATAAAACATTTACCTGATGATCCTATCTTTAAATATGTAGATCTTCTATACAAAGTTGTTCCTCCTATTTTGTTGGAAAGAGGAAAAGCAAAAAATCCATGGCCGAATGTTGATGCACAATCCGGCGTTATACAATGGCATTATGGAGTTAAAGAATATGAGTTTTATACTGTATTATTTGGTATTGGACGTGCACTTGGTGTTTGTTCAAATATCATTTGGGCAAGAGCGTTAGGTTATCCGCTTGAGAGACCGAAGTCTTTAACAACTACTATGCTTGAAGAAGCAGCTGCTGGGAAGAAATAA
- a CDS encoding lytic transglycosylase domain-containing protein: MMDKKKLFLIIAIPISFTVLVFLVIFYYIRSEKALQQKHVILTENERKIYSPPIPEKLEFCGEKVPLEDFDVRERIDREFLVNTYWHSATLLYLKRANRWFPVIEKILKKNGIPEDFKYMSVAESGVINSVSPDGATGFWQLMEPTAKKYGLEINKEIDERYNIEKSTQAACDYLNEAYSKFGNWTLVAAAYNMGIDGIEKQIERQKTKNYYNMFLNEETYRFVSRIVTLKEIFKDPNKYGFYYSDYDLYPNIETYDLKVNYSINDFADFAKQYGINYKILKIFNPWLRESYLKNKTRKTYIIKIPKSGEITLPEE; encoded by the coding sequence ATGATGGACAAGAAAAAATTATTTTTAATAATTGCAATTCCAATATCGTTTACGGTATTGGTCTTCCTTGTAATATTCTATTATATCAGAAGTGAAAAAGCGTTACAGCAAAAACATGTAATACTAACTGAAAATGAAAGAAAAATTTATTCACCGCCGATACCGGAAAAATTGGAATTTTGCGGAGAGAAAGTTCCGCTTGAAGATTTTGATGTGCGTGAAAGAATTGATAGAGAATTCCTCGTAAATACTTACTGGCATTCCGCAACTTTACTTTACTTAAAAAGAGCAAACAGATGGTTTCCGGTTATTGAAAAGATATTAAAGAAAAATGGCATTCCGGAAGATTTCAAATATATGTCAGTTGCTGAAAGCGGAGTTATTAATTCAGTATCACCGGATGGTGCAACCGGATTTTGGCAATTGATGGAACCAACCGCAAAGAAATACGGTCTCGAGATCAATAAAGAAATTGATGAGCGATATAATATTGAAAAATCAACTCAAGCGGCTTGCGATTATTTGAATGAAGCTTATTCGAAATTTGGTAATTGGACATTAGTTGCAGCAGCTTACAATATGGGTATTGATGGAATTGAAAAGCAGATTGAGCGGCAGAAAACAAAGAACTATTATAATATGTTTTTAAATGAAGAGACTTACCGGTTTGTATCTCGAATTGTAACTTTAAAAGAAATTTTTAAGGACCCGAATAAATACGGGTTTTACTATTCAGATTATGATTTATATCCTAACATTGAAACTTATGATCTTAAAGTAAACTACTCAATAAATGATTTTGCCGATTTTGCCAAACAATACGGAATAAACTATAAAATCTTGAAAATCTTTAATCCATGGTTAAGAGAAAGTTATTTGAAAAACAAGACCAGGAAGACTTACATTATCAAAATTCCAAAATCTGGTGAAATTACGTTACCGGAGGAATAA
- a CDS encoding CTP synthase, translated as MPLKKKVKYIFVTGGVVSSLGKGITASSIGLLLKLRGYSVTIQKFDPYINVDPGTMKPFQHGEVYVTDDGAETDLDLGHYERFLDVDMSRANNTTTGQVYHEVITKERRGDYLGATVQVIPHITDEIKKRMKLLGESGKYDIIITEIGGTVGDIESLPFIEAMRQIMLEIGRKNALSIHVTLVPYIKSAGEMKTKPTQHAVKNLLELGIQPNILICRSEEKLSKEIREKIALFTNVKTEAVISAYDCSTIYEVPIVLYEQKLDEFVLDRLKLPELHIKLDDWQNFVNTIKNPIGKVKIAVAGKYVENKDSYKSIVEAFVHAGAENNVKVEADFISSENIEDKGAEHLLKGYDGLLIPGGFGERGIEGKILAIKYARENKIPFFGICLGLQCAVIEFARNVCGIKKANSQEFEKNAWNVIHIMPEQLKVTNKGATMRLGAYPCILKKNSKSYDAYRKQKISERHRHRFEVNNKFREVIEKYGMVMSGTSPDENLVEMIELSDHPWFVGCQFHPELKSRATKAHPLFREFVKAAFQYSERKIQN; from the coding sequence ATGCCTCTCAAGAAAAAAGTAAAATACATTTTTGTAACTGGTGGTGTTGTATCCTCTCTTGGAAAAGGAATTACTGCATCTTCTATCGGTCTGCTTCTTAAATTACGCGGGTATAGCGTAACAATTCAAAAGTTTGATCCTTACATTAATGTTGATCCTGGTACAATGAAGCCTTTTCAGCATGGAGAAGTTTATGTAACAGATGATGGAGCTGAAACCGACCTCGATCTCGGTCATTATGAACGCTTTCTTGATGTTGATATGTCACGTGCAAATAATACAACTACCGGTCAAGTTTATCACGAAGTAATTACAAAGGAAAGACGTGGTGATTATCTCGGTGCTACAGTTCAAGTAATACCGCACATAACTGACGAGATCAAGAAGCGGATGAAACTACTTGGTGAAAGTGGGAAATATGATATTATTATTACCGAGATTGGCGGAACAGTCGGAGATATTGAAAGTTTGCCGTTTATTGAAGCGATGAGACAAATAATGCTTGAGATTGGAAGAAAGAATGCATTGAGTATTCACGTTACACTAGTGCCTTATATCAAGTCTGCCGGAGAAATGAAAACCAAGCCGACCCAGCATGCAGTAAAAAATCTTCTTGAACTTGGAATCCAGCCGAATATTTTAATTTGCCGGTCTGAAGAAAAGTTGTCTAAAGAGATTCGTGAAAAAATTGCTCTTTTTACTAATGTGAAAACAGAAGCTGTAATCTCTGCCTATGATTGCTCAACAATTTATGAAGTACCAATTGTTCTTTATGAACAGAAACTTGATGAATTTGTTTTGGATAGATTAAAATTACCTGAATTACATATCAAATTAGATGATTGGCAAAATTTTGTTAACACAATTAAAAATCCTATAGGAAAAGTTAAGATTGCAGTTGCCGGTAAATATGTAGAGAATAAAGACTCGTACAAAAGTATCGTAGAAGCTTTTGTTCATGCCGGTGCTGAAAATAATGTAAAAGTAGAAGCGGATTTTATCAGTTCTGAAAATATTGAAGACAAGGGTGCAGAACATTTGTTAAAAGGTTATGATGGATTATTAATACCCGGTGGTTTTGGTGAAAGAGGAATTGAAGGTAAGATACTGGCAATAAAATATGCGAGAGAAAATAAAATTCCTTTCTTTGGAATTTGTTTAGGATTACAATGTGCCGTAATTGAATTTGCACGTAATGTTTGTGGAATTAAAAAAGCTAACAGTCAAGAATTCGAAAAGAATGCATGGAATGTTATTCATATTATGCCTGAACAATTAAAAGTTACAAATAAAGGCGCAACAATGCGGTTAGGTGCTTATCCTTGCATACTAAAGAAAAATTCAAAATCTTATGATGCTTACCGCAAACAAAAAATTTCTGAACGGCACAGACATCGTTTTGAAGTGAATAATAAATTTAGAGAAGTAATTGAAAAGTATGGGATGGTGATGAGCGGTACATCACCTGACGAAAATTTAGTTGAAATGATTGAACTAAGTGATCATCCTTGGTTCGTTGGGTGCCAGTTTCATCCTGAACTGAAATCAAGAGCAACAAAAGCGCACCCGCTTTTCCGTGAATTTGTAAAAGCAGCATTTCAATACTCTGAGAGGAAAATTCAAAATTGA
- a CDS encoding DUF3808 domain-containing protein, producing MKTKIFIIVLLLFNAVLIGQSQVQDLIRQGLDQAYNMELNSAEKTFNKVLELRPNSPVGYYHIAQIHFWIYLGSRDPGEYQVFLKFADLAQDRAEKVIDKNPKDYQTKYLAGNLASFRAMAQATNNSSVDAFWSSKKAVNYYEETLKLNPKFYNAYLGLGLFDYAMSFVPDFLKWAVNLTGLSSDKRRGFNYIKTAFRKGTEKTEAAFHLSKIYTDYLAEYDSAFILLQSLSSRYPNNTLFIYQYAVSLIKDKKLDRANDMLNRVINLNNKRLPQITALSYYRKGEIYFKKNQFKIAIKNYKKFLDISRELDFIGFAALSTALCYKLNGQEKEFQQYLQHAKGGNQDIFEDSYAKQKSEKYLSSGITPVELKIIKLKNDLDAGKYKIVYDSLKTVVEKIDSREDKAVAYVLLSEAALNLKKYSEAIYFADQIENLKVNSGKYTEVMALLLKAEAKYFSGKRQNIEDILDDAEDNNDFEFKDYIQSRIEWLKRRLGK from the coding sequence TTGAAAACTAAAATTTTCATTATTGTTCTTTTACTTTTTAATGCAGTATTGATTGGACAATCGCAAGTACAGGATCTTATTCGACAAGGATTAGATCAAGCTTATAATATGGAATTAAATTCCGCGGAAAAGACTTTCAATAAAGTTTTAGAACTTAGACCTAATTCGCCAGTCGGTTATTATCATATAGCACAGATTCATTTTTGGATTTATTTAGGTTCACGCGACCCCGGAGAGTATCAAGTATTTTTAAAATTTGCCGATTTGGCGCAAGATCGTGCTGAAAAAGTTATTGATAAAAATCCCAAGGATTATCAGACTAAATATTTAGCGGGAAATTTGGCTTCCTTCAGAGCAATGGCACAAGCAACTAATAATTCATCAGTTGATGCTTTTTGGTCCAGTAAAAAAGCTGTCAACTATTATGAAGAAACTTTAAAACTTAATCCAAAATTTTATAACGCTTATCTTGGTTTAGGATTATTTGATTACGCAATGAGTTTTGTCCCGGATTTTCTTAAATGGGCTGTTAATCTAACAGGACTTTCTTCAGATAAAAGACGCGGATTTAATTATATCAAAACCGCGTTCAGGAAAGGAACAGAAAAAACCGAAGCTGCATTTCACCTTTCAAAAATTTATACAGATTATCTTGCTGAGTATGATAGCGCTTTTATCTTACTTCAAAGTTTAAGTTCTCGTTATCCAAACAATACACTTTTCATCTATCAGTATGCTGTTAGTTTAATTAAAGATAAAAAACTTGATAGAGCAAACGATATGTTGAATCGTGTAATCAATCTAAATAATAAAAGACTACCGCAGATTACTGCACTTTCGTATTACAGAAAAGGTGAAATATATTTTAAGAAAAATCAATTTAAGATTGCAATCAAGAATTATAAGAAATTTTTAGATATCTCTAGAGAGCTTGATTTTATTGGTTTCGCAGCTCTTAGCACAGCACTTTGTTACAAACTAAATGGTCAAGAGAAAGAATTCCAGCAGTATCTTCAGCATGCTAAAGGCGGCAACCAAGATATCTTTGAAGATTCTTATGCAAAACAAAAGAGTGAAAAATATTTAAGCAGTGGAATTACTCCTGTAGAATTAAAAATTATAAAGCTAAAAAATGATCTTGATGCAGGAAAGTATAAAATAGTTTATGACAGTTTAAAAACCGTTGTTGAAAAAATTGATTCAAGAGAAGATAAAGCAGTTGCATATGTACTTTTAAGTGAAGCAGCTTTGAATCTTAAAAAATATTCTGAAGCAATTTACTTTGCCGATCAAATTGAAAATTTAAAAGTTAATTCGGGAAAGTATACTGAAGTAATGGCTTTACTATTGAAAGCTGAAGCAAAATATTTCTCTGGTAAAAGGCAGAATATTGAAGATATTTTGGATGATGCTGAGGATAACAATGATTTTGAATTCAAAGATTACATTCAGTCTCGAATAGAATGGTTAAAACGAAGATTAGGTAAGTAA
- the purN gene encoding phosphoribosylglycinamide formyltransferase, giving the protein MLNIAVFVSGRGSNLKSLNESVIKEKIRICAVVSDKENCGAVSYAIENQIPVFLVSQSDSNKFFSYDKLLDQFKKIKIDLVVLAGYLKKIPDDIIDKYENRIINIHPALLPKFGGKGMYGINVHKAVFDSSEKISGATVHFVDKIYDNGKIIAQSFVDISELNSPEEIAGKVLVAEHKLLPFVVEKFADKKIVINHNCVIIAD; this is encoded by the coding sequence ATGCTCAATATTGCTGTTTTTGTTTCCGGCAGAGGTTCTAATTTAAAATCGCTTAATGAATCAGTAATTAAAGAAAAAATTAGAATCTGTGCAGTTGTAAGTGATAAAGAAAATTGTGGAGCAGTTAGTTACGCAATTGAAAATCAAATTCCTGTATTTCTTGTAAGTCAAAGTGATTCGAATAAATTTTTTAGCTACGATAAATTATTGGACCAGTTTAAAAAAATTAAAATAGATTTAGTTGTTTTAGCCGGATATTTAAAAAAAATTCCAGATGACATTATTGATAAGTATGAAAATCGGATAATTAACATACATCCCGCCTTGCTTCCAAAGTTTGGCGGAAAAGGGATGTATGGAATAAATGTTCACAAAGCTGTTTTTGATTCTTCAGAAAAAATATCCGGTGCTACTGTCCATTTTGTTGATAAGATTTATGATAACGGTAAAATAATAGCTCAAAGCTTTGTTGATATTTCTGAATTAAATAGTCCGGAAGAAATTGCCGGAAAAGTATTGGTTGCAGAACATAAACTTCTTCCTTTTGTTGTAGAAAAATTTGCTGATAAAAAAATTGTAATAAATCATAACTGCGTAATAATAGCGGATTAA
- the purH gene encoding bifunctional phosphoribosylaminoimidazolecarboxamide formyltransferase/IMP cyclohydrolase produces the protein MKRFALISVSNKTAIVEFARELNSLEYQIIATGNTFKLLQSNQINCIEIKDFTGFPEIFDGRVKTIHPKIFGGILMRTDNDSDIKQAKQNDIYPIDVICVNLYPFPQVVNRNDISLEEKIENIDVGGPSLIRASAKNYERVSVLTDPSQYSEFLSEIKKGKVSEGTRKKLAYAAFSYTSYYDTLIANYFEKEFNQPKAAIRLNYKSSFDLRYGENPHQRAYLFGEFENYFNILHGKELSYNNIVDLTAAYELVNDLDGCACAVIKHTNPCGASIGKNVLDAYERALSCDPVSAFGGIVAFNKEVDESTAKKLNEIFLEIVIAPSYSEKAIEQLKTKKNRRVISVNKNQFDNSLQIKSIPGGLLVQEKDNSKLSNDSLKLVTTKKYSDKELKDLKFAWTVCKHTKSNAIVYVKDEMTIGVGAGQMSRIDSTKIASSKAKQFGHDLNEAVAASDAFFPFADGLLEIISNGITSIIQPGGSVRDDEVIDAANGKNISMVFTGIRNFKH, from the coding sequence GTGAAAAGATTTGCCTTAATCAGTGTGTCTAATAAAACAGCCATTGTAGAATTTGCCCGCGAATTAAATTCTCTTGAATATCAAATAATTGCAACCGGAAATACTTTTAAGCTTCTGCAGAGCAATCAAATTAATTGTATTGAGATCAAAGATTTTACCGGATTCCCTGAAATATTTGATGGTAGAGTTAAAACTATACATCCAAAAATTTTCGGCGGGATATTAATGCGTACTGATAACGATTCAGATATAAAGCAAGCTAAGCAAAATGATATTTACCCAATTGATGTTATTTGTGTGAACCTGTATCCATTTCCTCAAGTTGTAAATAGAAACGATATTTCGCTTGAAGAGAAGATTGAAAATATAGATGTAGGCGGGCCAAGTTTAATCCGTGCATCAGCAAAAAACTATGAACGCGTTTCTGTTTTAACTGATCCTTCTCAGTACTCAGAATTTCTCAGCGAAATTAAAAAAGGGAAAGTAAGTGAGGGGACGAGAAAAAAATTAGCTTACGCCGCTTTCAGTTACACTTCATATTATGATACTCTGATTGCCAATTATTTCGAGAAAGAATTTAATCAACCGAAAGCAGCAATCAGGTTAAACTATAAGTCGTCGTTCGATCTTCGATATGGTGAAAATCCTCATCAAAGAGCTTACCTTTTTGGCGAGTTCGAAAATTATTTCAACATTCTTCATGGTAAAGAATTATCTTACAATAACATTGTTGATCTTACTGCAGCTTATGAATTGGTAAATGATTTAGACGGTTGCGCTTGTGCGGTTATCAAGCATACTAATCCATGCGGCGCATCTATCGGGAAAAATGTTTTGGATGCTTATGAACGCGCACTTTCATGTGATCCGGTTTCTGCTTTTGGCGGAATTGTAGCATTCAATAAAGAAGTTGATGAAAGCACAGCTAAAAAATTGAATGAGATATTTCTTGAAATTGTTATTGCGCCGTCTTATTCTGAAAAGGCGATTGAGCAATTAAAAACAAAAAAGAACCGCAGAGTTATTAGTGTTAATAAAAATCAGTTTGATAATTCATTACAGATTAAATCTATTCCTGGTGGTTTGTTGGTTCAAGAGAAGGATAATTCAAAATTAAGTAATGATTCACTGAAGTTAGTTACAACTAAAAAATATTCTGATAAGGAATTAAAAGATCTTAAATTTGCTTGGACAGTTTGCAAGCATACAAAGTCCAATGCGATTGTTTATGTGAAAGATGAAATGACAATCGGTGTCGGAGCTGGACAGATGTCGCGTATTGATTCGACAAAAATTGCTTCATCAAAAGCTAAACAGTTCGGGCATGATCTAAATGAAGCTGTTGCTGCTTCAGATGCTTTCTTTCCGTTTGCTGATGGATTATTAGAAATAATTTCTAATGGAATTACATCTATAATTCAACCCGGGGGATCTGTAAGGGATGACGAAGTTATCGATGCTGCAAATGGAAAAAATATTTCAATGGTATTTACCGGGATTAGAAATTTTAAACACTAA